The Pseudomonas viciae genomic interval CTATATCGGTGTGATGTCCGGGACCAGCCTGGATGGCTTGGATATCGCACTGATCGAACTGACCCCGGCGATCAAACTGATCGCCACGCACTACATCCCCATGCCCGCCTCCCTGCGCACCGAATTGCTCGGCTTGTGCAGCAGTGGGCCCGATGAAATTGCCCGCTCCGCCATTGCCCAACAGAATTGGGTAACGCTGGCCGCCCAGGGCATCCACACCCTCCTCAATGAACAGAAGCTCAAGCCTGAAAACGTAGCGGCGATTGGCAGCCATGGCCAGACCATTCGTCACGAACCGGCCCGGGGCTTTACCGTGCAGATCGGCAATCCCGCACTGCTGAGCGAATTGACCGGCATCACCATCGTCAGCGACTTCCGCAGTCGTGACATAGCGGCGGGCGGGCAAGGTGCTCCTCTGGTTCCGGCGTTCCATGAGGCACTGTTCGAAGAACGAGCCGGCAATCGCGCCGTGCTGAATGTCGGCGGTTTCAGCAATCTGAGCCTGATAGAACCCGGAAAACCCGTGGCGGGTTTCGATTGTGGTCCCGGCAATGTACTGCTCGATGCCTGGATACACCAACAACAGGGCGAGCACTTCGATCGCGACGGCCAATGGGCTGCCAGCGGGCAAGTCGAACCGGCTTTGCTCAAGGAACTGCTCAGCGACCCCTTCTTTGTCACCAAGGGTCCGAAAAGTACCGGGCGCGAAGTATTCAACCTGCCTTGGCTGACCCAGCACTTGTCCCACCTGCCAGCTTTTGCCCCCGAAAACGTACAGGCAACGCTGCTCGAACTGACAGCGCTGACCATCGTCGAGTCGCTGCAGCATGCCCAGCCCGATACTCAGGAGTTGTTGGTTTGCGGTGGCGGCGCGCACAACCAGACACTGATGAGGCGTCTAGCCGAGTTGCTGCCAAACGCCAAAGTCAGCAGCACTGC includes:
- a CDS encoding anhydro-N-acetylmuramic acid kinase — its product is MTFYIGVMSGTSLDGLDIALIELTPAIKLIATHYIPMPASLRTELLGLCSSGPDEIARSAIAQQNWVTLAAQGIHTLLNEQKLKPENVAAIGSHGQTIRHEPARGFTVQIGNPALLSELTGITIVSDFRSRDIAAGGQGAPLVPAFHEALFEERAGNRAVLNVGGFSNLSLIEPGKPVAGFDCGPGNVLLDAWIHQQQGEHFDRDGQWAASGQVEPALLKELLSDPFFVTKGPKSTGREVFNLPWLTQHLSHLPAFAPENVQATLLELTALTIVESLQHAQPDTQELLVCGGGAHNQTLMRRLAELLPNAKVSSTAVYGVDPDWVEAMAFAWLAHCCLAGIPANRPSVTGARGLRVLGAIYPA